The stretch of DNA GACAAAGCGTGATTACTGAGGGGGATCGGTTATATTTAGAGGAAGAAGTGGGAAAATAATTATATTTACGACCACATATTATTTCGGGTAAAATTAACTATTGGTTTAATTATTTTTTACTAGACCATTAAAACTAACTAAAATACGTAAAGTAGGGATAGAATGTCTAAATCTAGGTCTAACAGGAGAAAAAGCAGGAAAAAGCGCCTTTGGCGTACCTTTGTCCTTTTGATCCTGCTCCTTGTGATTGGAGGCGGGGGATACTTTGCATACGATGTCGCTAACCACGCCAAAAAGGCTACTGATAAGATGTATCAAGAAATTGATCGTGATAAGGTGAAAAATCACCGCACAGAAGAAGTTCAGATTACAAAGGATGCCTTTAATATTCTTTTATTAGGAATTGAGGAGCAAGGGGGCGGCGAAAGAGCTGACGTACAAATGTTAGTTACTGTCAATCCGAAAACAGAGGAAATCTCTATGCTCAGCATCCCGCGTGACACAAGAACAATGGTTCCAGCTGCTGGATATAAAACGAAGATCACTGAGTCTTATAGCTATGGCGGTGTTGAATCAACAATAGAAACAATAGATGAATTGCTCGATGTACCAATTGATTATTATATTACGACTAACTTTGAAGGCTTTGAGGATATTGTGGATACGCTTGGAGGAATTGAAGTCGATGTTCCATTTACATTCAAATCCCAATTAACAGGAAGCTTAAAGTGGAAAACTTTTTACGAAGGACCAATGGAACTAAATGGAAATGAAGCGCTTGCCTACGTAAGGATGAGAAAAAAGGATCCACAAGGTGACAAAGGACGAAACGAAAGACAAAAGCAAGTCATTAAAGCCATTATCGACAAAGGAACCTCCATCAGCTCCATCACAAAAATTAATGATATATTAGGAGACTTGGGTGATAATGTTAAAACAAACATTCCTCCTTCAAAATTTGCTAGCTTCATGAAACTATATACAAAATTAAAAGATACCGAAATTCAAAACCTAGCTATTGAAGGAACTGACGAATATATCAATAATATTTATTACTATATTCCAGATGAAGAATCACTCGCTGAAGTTAGCAAAACCTTAAATGATACTCTAGATAACACGAAAGATAAAAATTTAACTGATAATCAATCTTCACAATCCCAGCAGTCAGAACAAGCGTCAGAACAAGCTGCCAATAATGAAGAATACTAGATTTTGATTTTTAGAGCAGCTCTTTGAAAGAGCTGCTCTTTTTTAGGATGATATCTTGTTTATTAGCTAATCTTTGAATTTATCAGCCTCCCCTTCCTTCTATCGGCCTCCTCTTAATTATTAATTTTCCAATTAATTATTTATAATTCCCTAATAAAAAATGATCCCTATTACATTTTCATAATAATAAATTACTATATTTGCTTTTCTGGGTTGGAACATTAGACAAAATTCGCTAGAATAGGATAAGTAATCAAAACTTTTGTCGACGGAGGGAAAAAAACTTTGAAAAAACTTATTGCTTCCTCGGTTCTTGCTACTGCCGCTTTATTTCCTGCCCTCGTACATGCAGAAAATCTAAATACCCCGGCAAATATGTTAGTAGACCAAAATGTTGAAATTAGAAAAGGCGCAACATCATCATATCCTCTTGTAACTTCTCTTCCATCAGGAAAAAGCGTTACTGTTACCGATGAATTCATGAACTCTATTGGTGAGACTTGGTATCGTGTTGATTTAGGGGATAAACAGGGATGGGGCTTAGCTAGCCATTTCTCATCAAATCCAAATGGAAATAACGGGCTGCAAATCGGAAAAAACGCTGCCATTACTGAAGACAATGTGAATGTTCGAAAAGGAGCGACTACCTCCTATGAAGTCGTTAAGAAGCTATCAAAAGGGACTGTCGTGAAAATTACCGACAGCTTCAAAAATAGCAAAAACGAAGTATGGTACCGCATTGAAGTAGGTTCGACCACTGGCTGGGTTATGCAAAACTATTTGAAGCCAGCAAGTGATTTGAATCCTCCTCCACCAAGTACTGAAACCAAAATCATTCAAGCAGATAAAGCTCCCGTAAGAAAAGGGGCTACCGATGCGTACGGCATTGTTACATATGTTACTAAAAATCAAAAAGTGACGATTATTGATACATTTAAAAATGCCAAGCAAGAAACATGGTATCGAATTGATTTAGGAAAAGTACAGGGCTGGATTCATGAAAGTGCCTTTAAACCAGGTTCGAATCTTCCAAGTCCACCTGAAACAACGGATCCTATTCCTGAGATTGGCAGCTATGTCTATAGTCATCAAAACGGGTTAGATGTAAGAAAAGGAGCGTCTGAAACATACGCATCTGTCAGTAAGCTTTCGCTCAACCAAAAAGTAAAAGTTATCGATCACTTCAGTCATCCAGATGGAGCAACTTGGCTGCGAGTTGAAGTGACTCCTTCCCTAATGGGCTGGATTCCAGCTGGTACGGTTGGTACTTCAGAAGCAATGAATTTAAATTTATATGTAAGTGCAGACGTGGCTAACTTAAGAAGTGGTCCCTCCACAAACGATGCTGTCGTTGATCAAGCAACGAAGGGCACCATGCTAAAAGCCATAAAACAAGTAACAAACGAAAGTGGAGATGTATGGTATCAAGCTGTAACAACCTCCAATAAAACCGTTTGGGTAAGCGCATCCGTTGTATCTACACAACCTGCCATTACAGCAGGAACAACGCTTATTGTTGGAGCAAATAATATATCATTATATTCCGGTGCCTCCACGCAATATAAAGTCACTGAAGTACTTAAATATAATAGCAAAGTAACCGTATTAGGCGATTTTACGAACTCTCTTGGCCAACACTGGATCAACCTTCAAAGCTCAACTGGAAAAAAAGGATGGGTACCTAGCTCTGTAATGGATTCTTTGCATTTAGTCGAGAAAAAACTACTTTCTCCAACCGTAACTACTGTGGATGGAGATCAATTTTTAAACTGGGTGAAGCCAAGTAAATACCCAATTTCTTATCAAGTTCTATCCTCCAATCGCTTAAAGCTGACTGGTGGTATAACAGATGTAGAAATCCCTAAAGAGAAAATCAAGGGTATTCAATCGATAGAATCCTTCTCCTCAGGTGGCGAAAAATCTGTCGTGATTACCTTTGAGCCTGGATATTCCTTTACCTTTAGAGACTATTCAGACAAACTGTCAATCAAAATCGTACCATACGGTCTTCTTGGGAAAAAAATCATTATTGACGCAGGACATGGAGGCAAGGATTCTGGCTCAGTTGGTCCAACTAAATTAAAAGAGAAAGATGTAAACTTAGGAACAGCTTTATTGCTTAAACAAGAGCTTGAAGCATATGGTGCCATTGTTACATTAACACGCAGCACAGATATCTTTTTAGAATTGGACGAAAGAACAACCATTGCCAATAAATCAAATGCGGATGCATTTATTAGTATTCATGCAGATTCTTTCTCTTCCACATCAAATGGATCGACTACATACTATAATTCAACCGTTAACTATAATGGTCCAAGAAGCAAAACAATGGGAGATGCCGTTCAGAAAAACATGATTTCTTCCTTGAAAACTTACAATAGAGGCGTTAAAGAGCAAAACTTCTATGTAAATAGAATGAATCAGCTTCCAAGTATATTAGTAGAACTTGCCTTCATTTCGAATCCGAAGGAAGAAGCTTTACTAAAAACAACGGAATTCCGCAAGAAAGCTGCAGTCGGGATTACGAAAGGCTTAGAAGAATACTTTAACAAGTTCTAAAAACTTGTAATCTATTTCCTGACAGAAATAAATATGATAGTCTACTATATGAACATGAATTGGGGTATTAGGATAAATACCCCAATTTTTTTCTGAATAATACATAGGGGGAAAAAGAATGAACCGGTCTAAAAAACTTATCGTTGCTGGAGCATTAACACTTGGCATTGGGACAGGAGCCATTATATTTACACCCCAAGCAATGAATGCTTCAAGTAATGTAGTCCTAGCAAGTGTTGATTGGGTTACCTCCCAATTAAATCCAATGAAATCGAAAATGACAGAGCTGGAGAATAAGATTGCTTCACAGCAGCAAGAAATTAATAATCTTAAATCCCAAATATCACAAATAGGTACAAATCCTGGTACACCACCGACACAACCGCCAGTTGAAGGAGAGCTTCCTTCTGTCGTTTATGCCAACGCATCCGTTAATATCCATTCTGGTGCATCAAAGAACTATAAAGTTGTTGCTACTAGAGCAAAAGGCACTTCATTAAAGGTCATTGATAAATTTAATGCAGCAACAGGTCTTTGGTACCGAGTTGAGCTCTCCTCTACTTTAAAAGGATGGGTTTTCTCAAATGATGTATCAGTAAATAAACCTAGTACGAGCACACCTACTCAGGTTGTTACATTTGGGGATGTTCATTTGCGTAAAGGAGCAACAACAACCTATCCAATCCTTCAAACCCTAAAAAGTGGAACAACATTGAAATACATCTCAACATTCACAAACGCAGCAGGTGAAGTTTGGTATAATGTTGAAACTTCTGCTGGAGTAAAGGGATGGGTATCCGGAACTCTTAGCGAGGTGAAATAAATTGAAAAAATTCATTTCTATCCTTGCTAGTTTACTTTTACTTCTAGTCTATTTACCAACAGACTCTAAAGCTGCTGAACTAGTAAAATATCCGTTCGAAGTAAATGTTTCCGTCTACTTATCAGCTAGTGTAACCTTGACTGTGAATGGAAATTATCAGTTATACAACAAAGATACTGGAGAAATAACGCCCGTACCAAAAGGCACAAGCATTACAGTAAAAAAAGATGGTTCAAACGTATCCGTCAGTATGAATGGATCTAATTTAAATGCTGTAAAAGGCTTTGACTTGCAAGAGCAAATTGGTGACGGTTCATCTTTAGTGAGGGTAAGCAACGGAATTACATACAGAGGCAGCTTCTTTTTAAAGCCTAACGGAAGTAAGATTGAGATTATTAACATACTTGATATGGAAGATTATTTAAAGGGCGTCGTTCCGAGTGAAATGCCTGCATCCTTTCCTAAGGAAGCACTAAAGGCCCAAGCGATAGCTGCAAGAAGCTATGCTGCTAATACATTGATGCTGACAAGCACCGCATCTAGCCAAGTTTATCGAGGATATACCGGTGAGGATGCAAGAACAAATACTGCAATTAAGGAAACGGAAGGATTGCTAGTAAAATACAATGGCAAGCCCATCCAAGCATTTTTCTTTTCAACTAGCGGCGGCAAAACGGCAAATGTAGGCGATGTTTGGAATTCGAAACAAGAGCAATACCCATACCTTGTATCTGTAGACGATCCATATGAATCGTCCCCGTTCAGTAATTGGAGCGAAACATTCACTCCTGAGACTCTTTTAAAATCATTTGGGTTTAAGGATCTATCAGCTCAAATCTATGATATCACCTTGTCAAAAACAGGTGCGAACGGAGAAGTAAGTGGCGTTACATTAAAAACCTCTGCAGGGGATAAAACGGTAACTGGGAATGAATCTGTCATTCGAAGCTACTTCCCTATAAGTAACCCACAGCTTTATAATAAATTGCAATCTAATTGGTTCGACATACAGACAAATGGCTCGGCTGCAGAAAATCTATCTGTACAAACTTCTAGCGGAACATCAGACCTTGGCGATATAAAAGGCCAAAAAGTGCAAACCGCAAATGGTGAAGTAACACTAACAGATTCTAAAGTTTCCATCCAAACAGCAAATGGAGTTATCACCAACGAAGGAACAACAGGAAACATTACTTCTATTACCCTAAACGGAAAAGGCTGGGGACACCGCATCGGCATGAGCCAATACGGAGCTAAAGGATTTGCAGAAAAAGGCTGGACGGCTGAGCAAATACTTACCCACTACTTCCAAGGAACAACCGTATCGAAATAGTAAGTCTTAATAAAATCGGCATCTTTGCCGGTTTCTTTTTTTGGGGGTTATTATTACATAGATTGTTATTGGGATATTACCTCAGCTTGAGGACAACTTGCGCTTTTTTGTGGATAATTGGCTTCGTTCACACTGTTTAAGGAAAACTCAAGCCTTTTTGGGGATAATAGTCCTCTTTCACACTATTTGAGGAAAACTCGAGCCTTTTTGTGGATAATTGGCTTCGTTCACACTGTTTGAGGAAAACTCGAGCCTTTTTGTGGATAATTGTCTCGGTCACACTGTTTGAGGAAAACTCGAGCCCTTTTTCGGGGATACTTTCCGTAATTATTGCATTTTTTCATCTATCTTTCCTAAGCTGAACTTATAGAAGCCCGAACTTCTTAAGAAAATCGATAATTTTTTATAAAATCTAACTTTTTCAGGTTATTTTTTAAGTGTAGCAGTTAATTTTTCAATAATATCGGTCAGTTTCCGTTTATATCGGTCACTTCACGAAATTTATCCGCGGGAATTTAATTATATCCGCGACTTTAGGCAATATATCCGCCAAATATTATTTATATCCGCCACCTTGGCCTCTTTGAGGACAATTCGAGATATTTTTCGGGGATAACTGGCTTCTTTCTCGCTTTATGTGGACAACTCGAGGCCTTTTTGGGGATAATCGGCTTCTTTCTCTCTTTAAGTGGATAACTTAAGCCCCTTTTGAAGGCTGAGTTTGCTACATTCTCACACATTGTGGACATCTAAGCCCCTTATCGTGGATTACTGCCTCTTCATACCATAGAAAAAACCAATCCCTATCAGGAATTGGCCTTTTCTTTTTGCTTCATTTCGATATTTTCAAGAATCTCATCTACAATGCTTTTCCAAGAATATTGATCGATGGCAAGCTTTCTGCCATTTTCACTCATTGCTTGGTACTCTTCGTCTGATACTTTCATTAACTCCTCAATTGCGCCCGCAATCCCCTCAGGGTTTTCTGGAGGAGCAATTTTTCCACAGTGATATTCTTCAAGGATTGCAGCGCTTTCGCCATCACCACAGTATAAAACAGGCTTTCCTGAAGAAATCGCTGGGAATATTTTGGAAGGCCTTGCCCCTTTGAACAGCTCAATATTCCGTAGCGAAACAACGCTGTAATCAGCAATTGAGAACATTTTAGGCATTTCAGATACAGGAACTGAACCGTAAAATGTCACATTATCAAGCGCTAAATCCTCTTTCATTTTTACCAGCTTTTCACGTTCTTGTCCGTCTCCTACAAAGAGGAAATGTACATCGGGCTGATTGTCCTTTAGTAAAAGAGCCGCTTCCAACACAGAATCCAGTCCTTGTGCATAGCCTAATGCTCCAGCATACATAAATACCTTTTTCTCCTGTATGCCAATTTTCTCAAGAAGCTCATGGTCCTTCGGGAGTGGTTTAAATGTATCTGTGTTTACTCCATTTGGAAGAAGAAAGACATCGGCTTCATTCTTCCCTTTTCGAACCATGTAGTCCTTAATTCCTTCTGTCGCTGTAGCAATTTTCCATGATTTCTTATATAGAAATTTTTCCAGCATTTCCGCTAAACGGATAAAGGTTTTATTTTTTAAAATGCCTAATTCAACTGCTGACTCAGGCCAAATATCTGCGACGTTGAAGACGAATTTAGCTCTCTTCATTTTCGCGCCAAGATAACCCGTTATTCCGAGAAAAAGCGGCGGCGAGTTACAGATGATAACATCCGTTGGCTTAGACTTTGCTAATGAATAAAACGCACTAAAAGTGAAGGAAAAATAAGAAGCTAGCCGCTTCCAAAAGCTTCCCTTTGGAGATGGATAAATCCAAGATCGATGAACAGGGATCCCATCCCAATCTTCAAACATATAAAACCTTCCTCGATATTCCTCTGGGATAATCCCATGAGGATGATGAGGAAATGCTGTTATCACTTCCACCTGATGTCCTCTGCTAATTAGCTCTTTGCTCACTTCGTATACACGAATTTGCGGAGCACCTGTTTCAGGGGGAAAATGCTGACATAAGTAAATCACTCTCATTTTCCCATCTCCATTAGTTCACTTTTAATTGCTTAATATAGGCTTCAAGCTTATCTTTAAGATCTGGTCTTTTTAAAGCATAGTCAATTGACGCTTGTAAAAATCCAAACTTATCTCCAACATCATAACGATTTCCTTGAATGATATAAGAGTAAATAGACTCTTTACCTAGCAAGCGATCAATTGCATCGGTTAGCTGAATTTCACCTTTTTTATCTGGTGCTACTTCTTCAAGCAATTCGAAAATAGCTGGTGATAATATATAGCGTCCTACAATGGCTTGAGTAGACGGAGCTTCCTCAATCGCAGGCTTTTCTACTAGACTTTCCACTTTAAAAAGCTCGCCATTTTTTTCGGAGTAATTTACGATTCCATACTTATTAACCTCTGACCGCGGAACCTCATTACAGCCAAGTATGCTTGCTTGGACTTCATTATATTGATTAATCATTTGTTTAAGAGCTGGAACTTCACTATCAACGATATCGTCGCCAAGCAAGACAGCAAATGGCTCATTGCCAATGAATTTTTTTGCACATAATACAGCATGTCCTAAACCAAGCGGTTCTTTTTGACGTACATAATGTATATCAACGAGGTTGGAGATATTCTCAACAATTTCGAGCATGTCATGCTTGCCTGTTCTTTCAAGCAACATTTCTAATTCAACCGATTTATCAAAATGATCCTCGATGGCTCTTTTGCTTCTTCCTGTTACAATGATAATATCCTCAATACCAGATTCCACTGCTTCTTCAATAATATATTGAATCGTCGGCTTATCAACAATTGGAAGCATTTCCTTCGGCTGTGCCTTTGTTGCTGGCAAAAATCTCGTTCCTAACCCTGCAGCAGGAATTACTGCCTTTTTAATCATGATTTCATCCCCTCTTTCAAGGTTTGTCCATAAAGATCTAACATTCCATTTGCATTATCGACCCAGTTATAATTAGCTTTCACATGGTCAATCCCTGCTAGACCCATTTCGGTGCTTTTTTCTTTATTCTCAATTAAAGATAGGATGGCCTTCGCCAATTCTTCAGAATTTTCCTTTGGTACTACGTAGCCAGTCTTTCCTTCCAAAACAACTTCAGGCAGCCCACCGACATTCGAAACGACAACAGGTACTCCACATGCCATTGATTCAACCGCAGCAACACCAAAGCTCTCAGAGTCCTCGGTAGAAGGCACACCGAATACATCCATTTTATTGATATATTCAGGAACCTTATCATTAGGAACCCTGCCTGTAAAAGTCGTGACATGATCAATTTTCAGATCACGCGTCAATTGGATATACTCATCCTTCTGCTTGCCATCCCCAACAATAAGCAGCTTGGAATTTTTCTTGCTTGAGTGGATTGAGGCAAAGGCGTGAATTAAATCACCGATTCCGTATTTATCTTCCAAAGCCTTTACCGTCCCAATCGTGATATGATCATCCGATTTCAAACCTGAAATAGGCTTGAATTTTTCCATATCCACGCCAAATGGAGTGACAAATATTTTTTTACCAGTATACTTATTTGTTTCTTTAGCCATGATATGACTTGTAGAACAAATGACATCCGCTTTTGAAAGCGTATATTCGACAATTTTTCGATTCATACTGCCTTGCTGTGGAAATTGAAATATATCTCTTCCCCATACCGATACGTAGAAAGGCTTATAATTTGCAAGTGCCCCGATAAACCCATAGCTTGATACATAATGCGCATGAAGAATATCCGGCTGGAATTGCTTTAAAATTTTCTTTAAAGCGAAAACACTTGAAATATAGGATAGCTTTCCTGGAAGCAGCTTCGGAAGTGTAATCGTATCAATTTCCTTCGCATTCTCCTCAGAGTAATGATCAAAAAAAGTTACGACCTTCACATTGATACCTTTATTTTTGTAAAATAAGGCCCACTTATGAGTGTGTATTGATTTGCTCGGAGCCAAAATTAATACTTTCATAATTCCTCCTATACAGTGAAACTTCCATCAGTGGGGGTTTTTCGACGCACAGGACATGCTAGTGCCGACGTTGCCACAGGACATGGCGTTCTTAGTTGGCTTTCATCCCCACTGATGGTTAGTTGAACCAATCGGGCCTTTACGGGCAGTTGATTCCCCACTTAGGTTTCTTTGATTCTCTCACAAACTTGAAGTGGGGGTCTTACTGCCCGTTAATCTGCGATACATGCACGCTAGTGCTCGGAACCAGATCTATTTTTATTACTTTTCATTCAAAACTAATGCTTCTTTAACCTTTTCTACCCTAGCCAGCCATGAATGCTTTTGCACAAAGGTATTTTGGATATTTCCCCTGTAATTCGCGGCATTCCTCGCCATCTCTTGAATCGCCCTGGCCATATCCTCTGCCTTATCCTCACAGATTATGCCATATCCATCTGCTTCTATAATTTCTTTTTGTGCCTGACAATAGGTGGCGACGACAGGAAGCTCATTTGATAGATACTCAACTAGCTTAACAGGAACAGCAAAATCATTGTAGGTGCTCCGGAATCTTGGAATATAGGCAAAGTCCATTTCACGGTATAGATCATTTAATGCTTCACCGCTAACATGCTTTACTTCTACACCCAACTCATTTAATCTGGCCTTTTTCTCTTCAGGCAATTGTTTGTATTCATCCTCGCGGCAAACAACCGTTAATTCGGAGACCTTCTCCTGCTTATTGGCCAATTCCAATGCATCAAGCAAAAGGAATAAACCGTAATCCTCATTATTAATGCCGCCTACATAAAGTCCTTGAGAAACTTGCGAGACTTTCTCTTTTCTCACAACTTTCATATCTTTACCGCCTGGAGGAAGCGAGATTTTCTCCTGCTGAATATCGACATACTTGCCCATCGCATCGCTCGGCAAGAAAATGACACGGCAATATTTGTTGTAAAAGCTTTCCTCCATCCGATAAATGGCTTTCATGACTGATTTTTTAACACCTTTTAACGGATAAAGCTCATCAAATTTCCAATACACATCACGGTAAAAAACGCCTACCGGAACATGATGCTGTTTTAGAAATTTCATGACCTTTGTGTCAACAAACGGCTTTTTAGGAATATGCCCTTTGTCTGTCAGCCAGAACGGAATCGTCTGATTTTCCATATAGCAAAACCAAAGATTATCAAGCTTCCCTGCAGCTCGCCATTCTTCAAAGAGAGCATGCCTAGCAGTTGAATTTCCGGATAGCAGCAAAATGTCAACCTTCTCCCTCTCCCCCCATTGCTGGAAGGCTTTCAATATTTCCTTCGGGCGAAGCTTAGAGCCGCTATTGGCATTCTCTGCTACTTCAAATGGATAATATAGCAAAACTGATTTCATCCTGTTTTCTCCTTATCTTTCGTTTCCTGCCGCTTTCCTTTTTGAAAAGTAGGCAAACAAATCTAAACGAAATCTAATAAACAATAACATTCCAACGAATAAGCAAGTGATGAATAGCCATATTGGATTAAATAGAAAATCGGCAAAGCCACCTACTAATGTCCGTGGAATATTGATGGAAAAATAAATAAATAAGCATAAAAAGATTGGATTTTTTGGAAGTCTGATAAAAATAATATAGAGTAGCTGAATAAATATCCCTACATATATCGTTCCAATTATGACCCCTAAATAACCAAAGTTCGCATACGCTTCAGCAATAAACAGAGTATTTAATACTCCGCCTGTCCCATCCTCAATCCGATTTGGAAAAGCATTCGCCATAACAAGCCTTGCCGAGCGGACTTGTTCCACATCAAACCAGCCCGTTATGATAGACGGAAGACTGCTGCCATGCAAAAAAGGAATAGAGTCACCGAATATATCAAAATGCAAAAATGTCGGCGCAATTTGAGCCAGAATGATCCTTCCAATTGGGCCAGACGAATAGGATAAGAAAGCTTCAATATCATTCACGCCCTGAATGAATACATACATGAACACAATTGCCACCGCTCCGATAGCGGATAATGCGAAAATTTTCCCGCGTGTAAGCACCGTTTTTCCAATATAAATTCGAACAAAGATAAACATAATGATATAGAAGAAAATGGGAGACTTTGCCAAATCATATATGTTTATTAGGATCGCACTTCCAAAAAGGGCTAAAAATAAGAAAAACCATTTCAATTGCTTCGTCTTAACTGTATATACATACGCTATTAAGGATAGTAATGGTGTCAGAGCAATTGCAAAAATATTTCTTATTAAGACATTGCCGTTAAAATTACGTGCAGCGTCAATCCGCAGCTTACCAAGCTCAGCGAAATTCCCTTTTAACAATTCAAAAAGCGGGACTTGGTATGTCTTTAATAACGTATAGGCAACAGCTAGCATGCTTATGATTGAAATACCTAGAAAAAGCAAATAAAATTCATTTTTTTGATCAAACGTATTGGCAACTGGTTTTTTCAGGTAGTCAGCAAATTCTCTCTTCGCATTAAAGTTTGCAAGCTTAGATACACCTAGCATCGTTAATGGAAGAAAAACCATGACAAATGATACCGCTGCAAAGCCGATATACCTGCTGCTTTCATGGTCCAGCTTATTAATCATATAGTAATGATCAATATCCAGCACAATAAGCAAGCTTCCGATATAGCTCGATACGAATAAAGAATAGTAAAAAACTAATGAAACTAAATTCGGCTTTGTCAAAGCAAGACTTCCTGACACTCTTTTAAAGAGCATGATAGATAGAATGGATACAATGATCCATACAAATAAAGCCAACATTCGTCAGCACCTACTTTTATGTGTAAATATTTGGGCGGCATCCTGTTAAGCTTCGTAAAAGGATGCCGTCTGTCAAAATTTCATCTGTCGGTCACGATTAATTCTTTTTCGTGACCGGTTTGATGCTTTTTTCATCTTTTCGGTCACGATTAACTCCTTTTCGTGACCGCTTTGGTGCTTTTTTCATCTTTTCGGGCACGATTACTTCCTTTTCGTGACCGGTTTGATGCTTTTTCCATCTTTTCGGGCACGATTAACTCTTTTTCGTGACCGGTTTGGTGCTTTTTTCAACTTTTCGGTCACGATTACTTCTTTTGCGTGACTTCCACAAGGAATAAGGAGGACCGATTTACTTTTTAATTAATTCAACAATTTTTTCAGAAGCCTGACCATCGCCAAATACTTCTTTATATTGAGGGCTAACCTCTTTTTGAACAGCCGCAAGGATTTTCTCCGTGTCGGTTCCTGTTAAAATATTCGCTTCACCTTCAAGCGTCTCTACCCATTCTGTTTGTTCACGAATCGTTACACAAGGAACCTTCATAAAGTAGGCTTCCTT from Cytobacillus dafuensis encodes:
- a CDS encoding LCP family protein produces the protein MSKSRSNRRKSRKKRLWRTFVLLILLLVIGGGGYFAYDVANHAKKATDKMYQEIDRDKVKNHRTEEVQITKDAFNILLLGIEEQGGGERADVQMLVTVNPKTEEISMLSIPRDTRTMVPAAGYKTKITESYSYGGVESTIETIDELLDVPIDYYITTNFEGFEDIVDTLGGIEVDVPFTFKSQLTGSLKWKTFYEGPMELNGNEALAYVRMRKKDPQGDKGRNERQKQVIKAIIDKGTSISSITKINDILGDLGDNVKTNIPPSKFASFMKLYTKLKDTEIQNLAIEGTDEYINNIYYYIPDEESLAEVSKTLNDTLDNTKDKNLTDNQSSQSQQSEQASEQAANNEEY
- a CDS encoding SH3 domain-containing protein, translating into MKKLIASSVLATAALFPALVHAENLNTPANMLVDQNVEIRKGATSSYPLVTSLPSGKSVTVTDEFMNSIGETWYRVDLGDKQGWGLASHFSSNPNGNNGLQIGKNAAITEDNVNVRKGATTSYEVVKKLSKGTVVKITDSFKNSKNEVWYRIEVGSTTGWVMQNYLKPASDLNPPPPSTETKIIQADKAPVRKGATDAYGIVTYVTKNQKVTIIDTFKNAKQETWYRIDLGKVQGWIHESAFKPGSNLPSPPETTDPIPEIGSYVYSHQNGLDVRKGASETYASVSKLSLNQKVKVIDHFSHPDGATWLRVEVTPSLMGWIPAGTVGTSEAMNLNLYVSADVANLRSGPSTNDAVVDQATKGTMLKAIKQVTNESGDVWYQAVTTSNKTVWVSASVVSTQPAITAGTTLIVGANNISLYSGASTQYKVTEVLKYNSKVTVLGDFTNSLGQHWINLQSSTGKKGWVPSSVMDSLHLVEKKLLSPTVTTVDGDQFLNWVKPSKYPISYQVLSSNRLKLTGGITDVEIPKEKIKGIQSIESFSSGGEKSVVITFEPGYSFTFRDYSDKLSIKIVPYGLLGKKIIIDAGHGGKDSGSVGPTKLKEKDVNLGTALLLKQELEAYGAIVTLTRSTDIFLELDERTTIANKSNADAFISIHADSFSSTSNGSTTYYNSTVNYNGPRSKTMGDAVQKNMISSLKTYNRGVKEQNFYVNRMNQLPSILVELAFISNPKEEALLKTTEFRKKAAVGITKGLEEYFNKF
- a CDS encoding SH3 domain-containing protein codes for the protein MNRSKKLIVAGALTLGIGTGAIIFTPQAMNASSNVVLASVDWVTSQLNPMKSKMTELENKIASQQQEINNLKSQISQIGTNPGTPPTQPPVEGELPSVVYANASVNIHSGASKNYKVVATRAKGTSLKVIDKFNAATGLWYRVELSSTLKGWVFSNDVSVNKPSTSTPTQVVTFGDVHLRKGATTTYPILQTLKSGTTLKYISTFTNAAGEVWYNVETSAGVKGWVSGTLSEVK
- a CDS encoding SpoIID/LytB domain-containing protein; translated protein: MKKFISILASLLLLLVYLPTDSKAAELVKYPFEVNVSVYLSASVTLTVNGNYQLYNKDTGEITPVPKGTSITVKKDGSNVSVSMNGSNLNAVKGFDLQEQIGDGSSLVRVSNGITYRGSFFLKPNGSKIEIINILDMEDYLKGVVPSEMPASFPKEALKAQAIAARSYAANTLMLTSTASSQVYRGYTGEDARTNTAIKETEGLLVKYNGKPIQAFFFSTSGGKTANVGDVWNSKQEQYPYLVSVDDPYESSPFSNWSETFTPETLLKSFGFKDLSAQIYDITLSKTGANGEVSGVTLKTSAGDKTVTGNESVIRSYFPISNPQLYNKLQSNWFDIQTNGSAAENLSVQTSSGTSDLGDIKGQKVQTANGEVTLTDSKVSIQTANGVITNEGTTGNITSITLNGKGWGHRIGMSQYGAKGFAEKGWTAEQILTHYFQGTTVSK
- a CDS encoding glycosyltransferase family 4 protein, with product MRVIYLCQHFPPETGAPQIRVYEVSKELISRGHQVEVITAFPHHPHGIIPEEYRGRFYMFEDWDGIPVHRSWIYPSPKGSFWKRLASYFSFTFSAFYSLAKSKPTDVIICNSPPLFLGITGYLGAKMKRAKFVFNVADIWPESAVELGILKNKTFIRLAEMLEKFLYKKSWKIATATEGIKDYMVRKGKNEADVFLLPNGVNTDTFKPLPKDHELLEKIGIQEKKVFMYAGALGYAQGLDSVLEAALLLKDNQPDVHFLFVGDGQEREKLVKMKEDLALDNVTFYGSVPVSEMPKMFSIADYSVVSLRNIELFKGARPSKIFPAISSGKPVLYCGDGESAAILEEYHCGKIAPPENPEGIAGAIEELMKVSDEEYQAMSENGRKLAIDQYSWKSIVDEILENIEMKQKEKANS
- the galU gene encoding UTP--glucose-1-phosphate uridylyltransferase GalU; its protein translation is MIKKAVIPAAGLGTRFLPATKAQPKEMLPIVDKPTIQYIIEEAVESGIEDIIIVTGRSKRAIEDHFDKSVELEMLLERTGKHDMLEIVENISNLVDIHYVRQKEPLGLGHAVLCAKKFIGNEPFAVLLGDDIVDSEVPALKQMINQYNEVQASILGCNEVPRSEVNKYGIVNYSEKNGELFKVESLVEKPAIEEAPSTQAIVGRYILSPAIFELLEEVAPDKKGEIQLTDAIDRLLGKESIYSYIIQGNRYDVGDKFGFLQASIDYALKRPDLKDKLEAYIKQLKVN